A single region of the Enterobacter cloacae complex sp. R_G8 genome encodes:
- a CDS encoding 7-cyano-7-deazaguanine/7-aminomethyl-7-deazaguanine transporter: MTPFSESQRVKALFWLSLFHLLVITSSNYLVQLPIAIFGFHTTWGAFSFPFIFLATDLTVRIFGAPLARRIIFAVMLPALFVSYVISSLFYMGSWQGFEALTHFNLFVARIATASFMAYALGQILDVHVFNRLRQNHRWWMAPTASTLFGNVSDTLAFFFIAFWHSPDAFMAEHWMEIALVDYCFKVLISIVFFLPMYGVLLNMLLKRLADKSEITALQAG, from the coding sequence ATGACGCCGTTTTCTGAATCGCAGCGCGTAAAAGCGTTGTTCTGGCTTTCGCTTTTTCATCTGCTGGTGATCACCTCCAGTAACTATCTGGTGCAGTTGCCGATCGCCATCTTTGGTTTCCATACCACCTGGGGCGCGTTCAGCTTCCCGTTTATTTTTCTCGCCACCGATCTGACCGTGCGTATTTTTGGCGCACCGCTGGCTCGCCGCATTATTTTTGCGGTCATGCTGCCGGCGCTGTTCGTGTCGTACGTTATTTCCTCCCTGTTTTACATGGGAAGCTGGCAGGGCTTTGAAGCGTTAACCCACTTCAACCTGTTTGTCGCCCGTATCGCCACCGCAAGCTTTATGGCCTATGCGCTGGGGCAGATCCTCGACGTGCACGTATTTAACCGCCTGCGTCAGAATCACCGCTGGTGGATGGCCCCCACCGCCTCGACGCTGTTCGGCAACGTCAGCGATACGCTGGCCTTCTTCTTCATTGCCTTCTGGCACAGCCCGGATGCGTTTATGGCCGAACACTGGATGGAAATTGCGCTGGTGGACTACTGCTTCAAGGTGCTTATCAGCATTGTCTTCTTCCTGCCGATGTACGGCGTGCTGCTGAATATGCTGCTGAAAAGACTGGCAGATAAATCTGAAATCACAGCATTGCAGGCTGGTTAA